One genomic region from Erythrobacter mangrovi encodes:
- the ftsH gene encoding ATP-dependent zinc metalloprotease FtsH yields the protein MSEQNPQQEPEGNGPNPWVRSLMIWGGIFLALLMVVSIFGGGAAGGGTPMEYSDFKAKVAEGTVKSVEISEKSIVGELKSGETFSTVPVPSDSSLARLLDENGVKYSGKTAETSLFLYLLVQILPFVLLLGIAAFALRQVQKGGGAGGAMGFGKSKAKLLTERQGKVTFDDVAGIDEAREELEEIVEFLRDPHRFSKLGGQIPKGALLVGSPGTGKTLLARAIAGEAGVPFFTISGSDFVEMFVGVGASRVRDMFEQAKKNAPCIVFIDEIDAVGRHRGHGLGNSNDEREQTLNQLLVEMDGFEANEGIIIIAATNRPDVLDPALLRPGRFDRQVVVPVPDIDGREKILGVHMKKLPLAPDVNPRTIARGTPGFSGADLANLCNEAALLAARRNKRLVAMQEFEDAKDKVMMGAERRSMVMTDDEKKMTAYHEAGHALVSINEPASDPIHKATIIPRGRALGMVMRLPERDNYSYHRDKMHANLAVAMGGRVAEEIIFGHDKVSSGASGDIQYATSLARNMVTQWGMSDKLGPLQYEETQEGYLGYGGSQRTFRSGETNKLIDAEIKELVEGGLKRATQILTEQEDKLHLLAQALLEYETLSGEEIDQLMKDGRIDRPDQPKGPVTVKPVAGGLVPKAGKRFGGEGAPQGA from the coding sequence ATGAGCGAGCAGAACCCACAGCAAGAGCCCGAAGGCAACGGACCCAATCCCTGGGTCAGGAGCCTCATGATCTGGGGAGGGATATTCCTCGCCCTGCTGATGGTCGTCTCGATCTTCGGCGGTGGGGCCGCGGGTGGCGGAACCCCGATGGAATATTCCGACTTCAAGGCCAAGGTCGCCGAAGGCACGGTCAAATCGGTAGAGATCTCGGAAAAGTCGATTGTCGGAGAACTCAAGAGCGGTGAGACCTTCTCGACCGTTCCGGTCCCGAGCGACAGCTCGCTTGCCCGGCTGCTCGACGAGAATGGCGTGAAATATTCGGGCAAGACCGCAGAAACCAGCCTTTTCCTGTACCTCCTCGTTCAGATCCTGCCCTTCGTCCTGCTTTTGGGTATCGCGGCGTTCGCACTGCGCCAGGTGCAGAAGGGCGGTGGGGCCGGCGGAGCCATGGGCTTCGGCAAGTCCAAGGCCAAGCTGCTCACCGAACGCCAGGGCAAGGTCACTTTCGACGATGTCGCGGGCATCGATGAAGCGCGCGAAGAACTCGAAGAGATCGTCGAGTTCCTGCGCGATCCGCACCGTTTCTCGAAACTGGGCGGACAGATCCCCAAGGGCGCATTGCTGGTGGGCTCGCCGGGTACCGGCAAGACCCTGCTAGCGCGGGCTATCGCGGGTGAGGCAGGCGTGCCGTTCTTCACCATTTCCGGCTCGGACTTCGTCGAGATGTTCGTCGGCGTTGGTGCCAGCCGCGTGCGCGACATGTTCGAACAGGCCAAGAAGAACGCGCCCTGTATCGTCTTCATCGACGAAATCGACGCCGTCGGTCGCCACCGCGGCCACGGCCTCGGCAACTCGAACGACGAGCGCGAGCAGACGCTGAACCAGCTGCTGGTCGAGATGGATGGCTTCGAGGCCAACGAGGGCATCATCATCATTGCTGCGACCAACCGGCCCGACGTGCTCGATCCGGCGCTGCTGCGCCCGGGCCGCTTCGACCGTCAGGTCGTGGTGCCCGTGCCCGACATCGACGGGCGCGAAAAGATCCTCGGCGTGCACATGAAGAAGCTGCCGCTGGCGCCCGACGTTAACCCGCGCACGATCGCGCGCGGCACGCCGGGCTTCTCCGGCGCGGACCTCGCCAATCTCTGCAACGAGGCGGCGCTGCTGGCAGCGCGCCGCAACAAGCGGCTCGTCGCGATGCAGGAGTTCGAGGACGCCAAGGACAAGGTCATGATGGGCGCCGAGCGCCGCAGCATGGTGATGACCGACGACGAGAAGAAGATGACCGCCTATCACGAGGCGGGCCACGCGCTCGTCTCGATCAACGAGCCGGCCTCCGACCCGATCCACAAGGCGACCATCATCCCGCGCGGTCGCGCGCTGGGCATGGTGATGCGCCTGCCCGAACGCGACAATTACTCGTACCACCGCGACAAGATGCACGCGAACCTCGCGGTCGCCATGGGCGGACGCGTGGCGGAGGAAATCATCTTCGGCCACGACAAGGTCTCAAGCGGCGCGAGCGGCGATATCCAGTATGCCACCAGCCTGGCGCGCAACATGGTCACCCAATGGGGCATGTCCGACAAGCTTGGTCCGCTCCAGTATGAAGAGACCCAGGAAGGCTATCTCGGCTATGGCGGCAGCCAGCGCACTTTCCGTTCGGGCGAGACCAACAAGCTGATCGACGCCGAGATCAAGGAACTGGTCGAAGGCGGGCTGAAGCGCGCGACCCAGATCCTGACCGAACAGGAAGACAAGCTCCACCTGCTGGCGCAGGCGCTCCTCGAATATGAGACCTTGAGCGGCGAGGAAATCGACCAGCTGATGAAAGACGGTCGGATCGACCGCCCCGATCAGCCCAAGGGCCCGGTCACGGTCAAGCCGGTGGCGGGCGGCCTTGTCCCCAAGGCAGGCAAGCGCTTCGGCGGCGAAGGCGCCCCGCAGGGCGCGTGA
- a CDS encoding CaiB/BaiF CoA transferase family protein — translation MTDSTSKGPLTGLKVVEFQGIGPGPHVAMLLADMGAEVVRIEREGHVPMNTVVERARHRAAVDLKCADGIAFVKDALSKADVLIEGFRPGVMERLGLGPGEMLAANPRLVYARMTGWGQEGPLAMAAGHDLNYIAITGALDAIGKRNDLPVPPQNLVGDFGGGSMYCALGILAALWERERSGKGQVVDAAIVDGVTSLMSFFYGQPHSALRTTTRGAGLLGGAAHFYRCYTCKDGKEISVGAIEPQFYAELLQRADAPEKLREGQMNPANWDDYAEDLAAMFATRTQAEWCELLEGTDACFAPVVPLDEAKDHPHMKARGAFVEHGGRWHTAPAPRFDRTPGTIRDSAVDGEAVVERWSKEG, via the coding sequence ATGACCGATTCCACAAGCAAGGGCCCGCTGACCGGGCTCAAGGTGGTCGAATTCCAGGGTATCGGGCCGGGGCCGCACGTCGCGATGCTGCTGGCCGACATGGGTGCTGAAGTGGTGCGGATCGAGCGCGAGGGGCATGTTCCCATGAACACGGTGGTTGAGCGCGCGCGCCATCGCGCCGCGGTCGATCTCAAATGCGCGGACGGGATTGCCTTCGTCAAGGATGCGTTGAGCAAGGCCGATGTTCTGATCGAGGGCTTTCGCCCGGGGGTCATGGAGCGCCTCGGACTGGGCCCGGGCGAGATGCTCGCGGCCAATCCGCGGCTGGTTTACGCCCGGATGACCGGATGGGGGCAGGAAGGTCCGCTCGCCATGGCCGCGGGGCATGATCTCAACTACATCGCGATCACCGGCGCGCTCGATGCGATCGGCAAGCGCAACGATCTGCCCGTTCCGCCGCAGAACCTCGTCGGCGATTTCGGTGGCGGTTCGATGTATTGCGCGCTCGGAATCCTCGCCGCGCTGTGGGAACGCGAGCGGAGCGGCAAGGGCCAGGTGGTCGATGCGGCCATCGTCGATGGCGTGACCAGCCTGATGAGCTTCTTCTATGGCCAACCGCACAGCGCGCTGCGCACCACCACCCGCGGGGCGGGCCTGTTGGGCGGGGCGGCACATTTCTACCGTTGCTACACGTGCAAAGATGGCAAAGAAATCAGCGTCGGCGCGATCGAACCGCAGTTCTACGCCGAACTGCTGCAACGCGCCGATGCGCCCGAGAAGCTGCGCGAAGGCCAGATGAACCCCGCGAATTGGGATGATTATGCCGAAGACCTCGCGGCGATGTTCGCGACGAGGACGCAGGCCGAGTGGTGCGAACTGCTCGAAGGCACCGATGCGTGCTTTGCGCCCGTGGTCCCGCTGGACGAGGCGAAGGATCATCCCCACATGAAGGCGCGCGGCGCCTTCGTCGAACACGGCGGGCGCTGGCACACCGCACCTGCCCCGCGTTTCGATCGCACGCCCGGAACCATCCGGGATAGTGCCGTGGATGGCGAAGCAGTCGTTGAGCGCTGGTCGAAGGAAGGCTAG
- a CDS encoding peptidyl-prolyl cis-trans isomerase, with the protein MIRSWLREPLVHFLLAGAAIYVLVGWFGNPYGPTDRTIVLGADRKAEIAAGFERMIGRAPTDSELDGLIERWLREEILYREGLRLGLDADDPVVRRRLATKMDELAAASAETADVSDATLEEWLKSHPERFIDGGTVSLDQVWYASEETARAALASGRVTGNPISLPRSVEAMPRAEMREVFGLQFAQELAKLAPKPEWQGPIPSGFGWHLVHLRARDLGSVPPLAEIRQQVEADWRSETIAERRERAYRLLRDAYVVKKR; encoded by the coding sequence GTGATCCGCAGCTGGCTGCGCGAACCGCTGGTCCACTTCCTCCTCGCAGGTGCGGCGATCTATGTGCTGGTCGGCTGGTTTGGAAATCCCTACGGCCCGACCGATCGCACGATCGTGCTTGGCGCAGATCGAAAGGCGGAGATTGCCGCCGGCTTCGAGCGGATGATCGGCCGCGCGCCGACCGATTCAGAGCTGGATGGGCTGATCGAACGCTGGTTGCGCGAGGAAATCCTCTATCGCGAGGGCCTACGGCTAGGTCTCGACGCAGATGATCCGGTCGTCCGGCGACGGTTGGCGACCAAGATGGACGAACTTGCCGCCGCCAGCGCCGAAACTGCCGATGTGTCCGATGCCACGCTCGAAGAGTGGCTCAAGAGCCATCCCGAACGCTTTATCGACGGCGGAACGGTCAGCCTGGATCAAGTCTGGTACGCCAGCGAGGAAACCGCGCGTGCGGCGCTCGCTTCGGGGAGGGTGACCGGCAATCCGATCAGCTTGCCACGCAGTGTCGAGGCAATGCCGCGTGCGGAAATGCGCGAAGTCTTCGGCCTGCAATTTGCCCAGGAACTGGCGAAGCTCGCCCCCAAACCTGAATGGCAGGGCCCGATCCCTTCGGGCTTCGGCTGGCATCTCGTGCACCTGCGTGCTCGCGATTTGGGAAGTGTTCCGCCGCTGGCCGAGATCCGCCAACAGGTCGAAGCCGATTGGCGAAGCGAGACAATCGCCGAACGGCGCGAGCGTGCCTATCGCCTGTTGCGCGACGCCTATGTGGTGAAGAAGCGGTGA
- a CDS encoding HupE/UreJ family protein gives MIRWLAVLLLALMGASPALADELRPVSIQFEQRDANGWRVAWKQPLSSPADDRFVMPTLPRDCRITSEPKREMAALAVLGSAEVACAGEVAGQPIGWPNLVGQGDAILRIVPLDRPEQVYRLTAGQPTAVFAARPAAAQVWRSYFVIGVEHILAGWDHLLFVIALVLLVEKPGPVVKAATAFTIAHSLTLAAVTLGFAGLPQRPVEALIALSIVFLAVEVAKDGRSTLARRLPWFVAFVFGLLHGFGFAGALHEIGLPEGEVPAALVSFNLGVEAGQLLVILGVLLLRAALRRSAPRVETPALRLATYAIGITGSFWLIERIAG, from the coding sequence GTGATCCGCTGGCTTGCCGTATTGCTACTTGCGCTGATGGGGGCCTCGCCGGCCTTGGCGGACGAGCTGCGTCCGGTGTCGATCCAGTTCGAGCAGCGCGATGCCAATGGCTGGCGAGTTGCCTGGAAGCAGCCCTTGAGCAGCCCGGCCGACGACCGCTTCGTTATGCCCACCCTACCGCGAGATTGCCGGATTACGAGCGAGCCCAAGCGTGAGATGGCCGCATTGGCGGTGCTTGGCAGTGCCGAGGTTGCCTGTGCCGGAGAAGTTGCTGGCCAACCGATCGGGTGGCCCAACCTCGTCGGGCAAGGCGACGCGATCCTGCGCATCGTCCCGCTCGACCGCCCCGAACAGGTCTACCGCCTCACGGCGGGACAACCGACTGCGGTGTTTGCGGCCCGGCCCGCCGCGGCGCAGGTCTGGCGAAGCTACTTCGTGATTGGGGTCGAACATATCCTGGCGGGCTGGGATCATCTGCTGTTCGTCATTGCGCTGGTCCTGCTAGTCGAGAAGCCCGGGCCGGTGGTGAAGGCTGCGACTGCCTTCACCATCGCGCATTCGCTCACCCTGGCTGCAGTGACGCTGGGCTTCGCTGGCCTGCCGCAGCGCCCGGTCGAGGCGCTCATCGCGCTGAGCATCGTATTCCTCGCGGTCGAAGTGGCGAAGGACGGGCGCAGCACGCTGGCGCGTCGCCTGCCTTGGTTCGTGGCGTTTGTGTTCGGCTTGCTCCACGGCTTCGGTTTTGCCGGGGCACTGCATGAGATCGGCCTGCCCGAAGGCGAAGTGCCTGCCGCGCTGGTGAGCTTCAACCTCGGGGTCGAGGCCGGCCAGCTGCTCGTGATCCTGGGCGTGCTGTTACTGCGCGCGGCTCTGCGTCGCAGCGCACCGAGAGTTGAAACGCCGGCCCTCCGACTGGCAACCTATGCGATCGGCATTACCGGTAGCTTCTGGCTGATCGAACGGATCGCTGGCTGA
- a CDS encoding MaoC family dehydratase, translating into MAGRFFDEWQVGDRITHEIRRTVTETDNLLFTTMTHNPQPLHLDIEAAKASEFGQILVNGTFTFSLMVGLSVGDTTLGTLVANLGYDKLVMPKPVFIGDTLHATSEVVGLKESKSRPDAGIVTFLHEAINQRDEVVCRCERAALLHRKPG; encoded by the coding sequence ATGGCAGGACGTTTCTTCGACGAATGGCAGGTTGGCGACCGGATCACGCATGAGATCCGTCGCACGGTCACCGAGACCGACAACCTGCTGTTCACGACCATGACGCACAACCCGCAGCCTTTGCACCTCGATATCGAGGCGGCAAAGGCCAGCGAGTTTGGGCAAATCCTGGTCAACGGTACCTTCACCTTTTCGCTGATGGTCGGGTTGAGCGTGGGCGACACCACGCTCGGCACGCTGGTGGCGAATCTCGGCTACGACAAGCTGGTGATGCCCAAGCCGGTGTTCATCGGCGACACGCTGCACGCCACCAGCGAGGTCGTGGGGCTCAAGGAAAGCAAGTCGCGGCCCGATGCCGGGATCGTCACCTTCCTGCACGAGGCGATCAACCAGCGCGATGAAGTGGTTTGCCGGTGCGAGCGGGCCGCGCTGCTGCATCGCAAACCCGGCTAG
- a CDS encoding aldehyde dehydrogenase family protein, with translation MYEYTQFYIDGQWVDPVTPNTVPVENPATEQTIGHISLGSAADVDKAVAAARRAFESWQFSTKAERLDLMRAILAEIDKRKEDLARAVSDEMGAPMSLASGPHTGLLSGHLATAIGILENFEFEKTNGNTTHLYEPIGVVGMITPWNWPLNQIACKVFPALATGNTMILKPSEIAPFDAAIFTEILHAAGVPAGVFNLINGDGPGVGTAMSGHEDIDMISFTGSTRAGIAIAANAANTVKRVAQELGGKSPNIILDDSSFTRSVARGTTAMMGNSGQTCTAPSRMFVPKARMEEAKAAAKEAAESVIPGDPKGNATIGPVVSKAQWDKIQGLINKGIEEGATLVAGGPGKPEGLEVGHYVKPTVFADVTNDMTIAQEEIFGPVLCILGYEDYDDAVRIGNDTEYGLAAHIMGEDTEVAKQLARRIRAGRVAINGGYDMNASFGGYKKSGNGREWGVFGFHEFLEVKSVMVA, from the coding sequence ATGTACGAGTACACGCAGTTTTACATTGATGGCCAGTGGGTCGACCCGGTCACCCCGAACACCGTGCCGGTCGAAAATCCGGCGACCGAACAGACCATCGGCCATATCTCGCTCGGCAGCGCCGCCGATGTCGACAAGGCCGTTGCGGCGGCACGGCGTGCCTTCGAAAGCTGGCAGTTTTCGACCAAGGCCGAACGGCTCGACCTGATGCGCGCGATCCTGGCCGAGATCGACAAGCGCAAGGAAGACCTCGCCCGCGCGGTGAGCGACGAAATGGGCGCGCCGATGAGCCTGGCCAGCGGCCCACATACCGGCCTGCTTTCGGGCCACCTCGCCACTGCCATCGGCATCCTCGAGAACTTCGAGTTCGAAAAGACCAACGGCAACACCACGCATCTCTACGAACCGATCGGCGTCGTCGGCATGATCACCCCGTGGAACTGGCCGCTTAACCAGATCGCCTGCAAGGTCTTCCCGGCGCTGGCGACCGGTAACACCATGATCCTCAAGCCGTCCGAAATCGCACCGTTCGATGCGGCGATCTTCACCGAGATCCTGCATGCCGCGGGCGTGCCTGCAGGCGTCTTCAACCTGATCAACGGCGACGGCCCCGGTGTCGGCACTGCCATGTCTGGCCATGAGGACATCGACATGATCAGCTTCACCGGTTCGACGCGTGCCGGTATCGCCATCGCTGCCAATGCCGCCAATACGGTCAAGCGTGTGGCGCAGGAACTGGGCGGCAAGAGCCCCAACATCATCCTCGACGATAGCTCGTTCACCCGCTCGGTCGCGCGCGGTACCACCGCGATGATGGGCAATTCGGGCCAGACCTGCACCGCGCCCAGCCGCATGTTCGTGCCCAAGGCGCGGATGGAGGAAGCCAAGGCCGCCGCCAAGGAAGCCGCCGAAAGCGTCATTCCGGGCGATCCCAAGGGCAATGCCACGATCGGCCCGGTCGTCTCCAAGGCGCAGTGGGACAAGATCCAGGGCCTGATCAACAAGGGTATCGAAGAAGGCGCGACGCTGGTCGCGGGCGGACCCGGCAAGCCCGAGGGCCTCGAAGTGGGTCACTACGTCAAGCCGACCGTCTTCGCCGATGTCACCAACGACATGACCATCGCGCAGGAAGAAATCTTCGGCCCCGTGCTCTGCATCCTTGGTTACGAGGATTACGACGACGCCGTGCGTATCGGCAACGATACCGAATACGGCCTGGCCGCGCATATCATGGGCGAGGATACCGAGGTGGCGAAGCAGCTTGCGCGGCGTATCCGCGCAGGCCGTGTCGCGATCAACGGTGGTTACGACATGAATGCCTCGTTCGGTGGCTACAAGAAGTCGGGCAACGGCCGCGAATGGGGCGTCTTCGGCTTCCACGAGTTCCTCGAGGTCAAGTCGGTCATGGTCGCCTGA
- a CDS encoding DUF3604 domain-containing protein, producing the protein MRKALLVAFACTTLAGCGSGIGPRASEAQKGDGENTIELAEFPDRPYWGDTHLHTDISVDAFGFGVRLGPEDALKFARGEKVVATTGLDAQLDRPLDFLVISDHSDAMGATRRLHDAPRLLIGDPTLRRWHDMMRESPEQSQRAVAELITAAANDQIPEAMRDPVQQAKATRDLWTNHVALLDRYNEPGKFTAFAGFEWSLMPDGNNLHRVMMFRDGSAKTGQVVPFPGLDMKVEQLWDYMDAYEKNTGGHVLAIPHNSNLSNGLMFEMTAPGGVPMTAEFARRRAGHEPVVEATQIKGDSETHPLLSPNDEFAGFGVAGWELGNLPLTRKSTPDMLPGSYVRSALLRGLTLEQRLGVNPYAFGLIGSTDSHTALATGDEDNFFGKHTGVEPRPGRALEPQNLGTREGRYGWHYLAGGYAAAWARGNTRAEIFDAFKRRETYATTGPRMVLRLFAGFDFTASDWDGDWVRTGYTRGVPMGGDLVDTGKAPVFLISALKDPDGANLDRMQVVKGWIDANGEAQEKVYDVAWSDMDGKRAPVAGRIPAVGDTVDRANASYTNTIGSAQLRATWTDPDYRAGQRAFYYVRLIEIPTPRWVLFDAKRFGLKLPKEVIEASVTQERAYSSPVWLRPAAKAGTGKT; encoded by the coding sequence ATGCGCAAGGCTTTGCTGGTTGCGTTCGCATGCACCACGCTGGCAGGCTGCGGTTCGGGAATCGGGCCGAGGGCTAGCGAGGCGCAAAAAGGCGATGGCGAGAACACGATAGAGCTCGCCGAGTTTCCCGACCGGCCTTATTGGGGCGATACCCACCTCCACACCGATATCTCGGTCGATGCTTTCGGGTTCGGCGTGCGACTGGGCCCTGAAGATGCCCTGAAGTTCGCGCGTGGTGAAAAGGTGGTGGCTACCACGGGCCTCGACGCCCAGCTCGACCGCCCGCTCGACTTCCTCGTCATCTCTGATCACTCGGATGCGATGGGCGCGACCCGTCGATTGCACGATGCCCCGCGCCTGCTGATCGGCGATCCGACTTTGCGCCGCTGGCACGACATGATGCGTGAGAGCCCCGAACAATCGCAGCGAGCGGTTGCCGAGCTGATTACTGCGGCGGCGAATGACCAGATACCCGAGGCAATGCGCGATCCGGTGCAGCAGGCCAAGGCAACGCGCGACCTATGGACCAATCACGTTGCATTGCTCGATCGCTACAACGAGCCGGGCAAGTTCACCGCCTTCGCTGGCTTCGAATGGAGCCTGATGCCCGATGGAAACAACCTTCATCGCGTGATGATGTTCAGGGACGGCAGCGCGAAGACCGGTCAGGTGGTGCCTTTTCCCGGCCTCGACATGAAGGTCGAACAGCTGTGGGATTACATGGATGCCTATGAAAAGAACACGGGCGGCCACGTCCTGGCAATTCCACACAATTCGAACCTGTCGAATGGGCTGATGTTCGAGATGACCGCACCTGGCGGTGTGCCGATGACAGCCGAGTTCGCCAGGCGCCGCGCCGGTCATGAACCCGTTGTCGAAGCGACGCAGATCAAGGGAGACAGCGAGACCCACCCGCTGCTTTCGCCGAACGATGAATTCGCCGGCTTCGGCGTTGCTGGCTGGGAACTGGGCAACCTGCCACTTACGCGCAAGTCTACGCCCGATATGCTGCCGGGATCCTACGTCCGCTCGGCTCTGCTCCGGGGACTAACCTTGGAACAGCGGCTGGGCGTGAATCCCTATGCCTTCGGCCTGATCGGTTCGACCGACAGCCACACGGCACTCGCGACCGGCGACGAGGACAACTTTTTCGGCAAGCATACCGGGGTCGAGCCGCGACCGGGACGCGCGCTGGAGCCGCAGAATCTTGGCACGCGCGAGGGGCGCTACGGTTGGCATTACCTCGCGGGCGGCTACGCTGCTGCCTGGGCACGCGGCAACACGCGGGCAGAGATCTTCGACGCGTTCAAGCGACGCGAGACCTATGCCACCACCGGCCCGCGCATGGTCCTGCGCCTGTTTGCCGGATTCGACTTCACTGCCAGCGACTGGGACGGTGACTGGGTGCGCACCGGCTACACTCGCGGGGTGCCGATGGGCGGTGACCTGGTAGATACCGGCAAGGCGCCGGTCTTCCTGATCTCCGCCCTCAAGGATCCCGACGGGGCCAATCTTGACCGCATGCAGGTGGTCAAGGGCTGGATCGATGCCAATGGCGAGGCTCAGGAGAAAGTCTACGACGTCGCCTGGTCGGACATGGACGGCAAGCGCGCGCCTGTCGCCGGGAGGATTCCGGCAGTCGGCGACACGGTCGACCGGGCCAATGCCAGCTACACCAACACGATCGGTTCTGCGCAGCTACGCGCGACCTGGACCGACCCCGATTATCGCGCTGGCCAGCGCGCATTCTACTACGTCCGCCTGATCGAAATCCCGACGCCGCGCTGGGTGCTGTTCGACGCCAAGCGGTTCGGCCTCAAACTGCCGAAGGAGGTTATCGAAGCGTCGGTCACGCAGGAACGCGCCTATAGTTCTCCGGTGTGGCTGCGGCCCGCCGCCAAGGCAGGTACGGGTAAGACGTGA
- a CDS encoding HpcH/HpaI aldolase/citrate lyase family protein, whose protein sequence is MKMRSWLFAPGDSERKMQKAVEGAADVVIFDLEDAVATDNKPAARALIRSFLDANPAARSRIFVRVNPLDGPYTLQDLAAIMPGRPGGIMLPKAYGRQDVEALDKYLSALEVANGIDCGSTPVIVLLTEVAECMFHAGDFKGAPRLVALTWGAEDLADSIGAQSNRNPDGSFAFTYELARSLCLLGAATAGVPAIETIQADFRDSDGLRTRAEGVRRAGFRGMLAIHPAQVEVINEAFTPGEDEIAHAREIVDLFEANPGAGTIGWKGGMLDRPHLSRARQLLSQVDWD, encoded by the coding sequence ATGAAGATGCGGTCATGGCTGTTCGCCCCCGGCGACAGTGAGCGGAAGATGCAGAAGGCGGTGGAGGGCGCCGCCGACGTGGTCATCTTCGATCTCGAAGATGCTGTCGCTACCGACAACAAGCCGGCCGCGCGCGCGTTGATCCGCAGCTTTCTCGACGCCAACCCTGCCGCGCGCAGCCGCATCTTCGTGCGCGTGAATCCGCTCGACGGCCCTTACACGCTGCAGGATCTTGCCGCGATCATGCCCGGCAGGCCCGGTGGGATCATGCTGCCCAAGGCCTATGGCCGGCAGGATGTCGAGGCGCTCGACAAGTACCTTTCCGCGCTAGAGGTCGCCAATGGCATCGACTGCGGTTCGACCCCGGTGATCGTGCTGCTCACCGAGGTCGCCGAATGCATGTTCCACGCCGGCGACTTCAAGGGCGCGCCGCGCCTCGTTGCGCTGACCTGGGGGGCGGAGGACCTGGCCGATTCGATCGGTGCGCAGAGCAACCGCAATCCCGATGGCAGTTTCGCCTTCACTTACGAGCTTGCCCGCAGCCTGTGCCTGCTGGGTGCGGCGACGGCGGGCGTCCCGGCGATCGAGACGATCCAGGCCGATTTCCGTGACAGCGATGGGCTCAGGACCCGAGCGGAGGGCGTGCGCCGCGCCGGTTTCCGTGGGATGCTGGCGATCCACCCTGCACAGGTCGAGGTGATCAACGAGGCATTCACCCCCGGCGAGGACGAAATCGCCCACGCGCGCGAGATCGTCGACCTGTTCGAAGCCAATCCCGGCGCAGGGACGATCGGCTGGAAGGGCGGCATGCTCGATCGGCCGCACCTTTCGCGCGCGCGCCAGCTGCTTTCGCAGGTCGATTGGGACTGA
- a CDS encoding DUF3667 domain-containing protein has protein sequence MSDIGDALGTAVEGGLFAKAVGRGKNALPDTPALEKGHFAEGACLNCGTQLIGEHCHACGQRAHLHRTLGAFGHDLLHGALHLDGKTWKTLPLLVFKPGQLTRRYIEGERARFVSPMALFLFSIFLMFAVFQAVGISAPTEITTSDVLKSNMQDVYANAKKQTEDQRARVAAMSPDSPNLADAKARLARDEENLKGLEQARTLVADEEDIERLGETGIGVPFIDQAIEKWRSNPGLMLYKLQTNSYKFSWLLIPLSIPFMWLLFLWKPRFRAYDHAIFVTYSIAFMSLLFIAVSVAVKFGVSEAVWVSMLCLVPPIHIYKQLRGAYGLSRFSALWRLCMLSVFIIIVLSLFLQLLLVLGAF, from the coding sequence ATGAGCGATATAGGCGATGCGCTGGGTACAGCAGTCGAAGGCGGGCTGTTCGCTAAGGCAGTGGGGCGCGGCAAGAACGCGCTGCCCGACACGCCTGCGCTGGAGAAAGGCCATTTCGCCGAAGGGGCGTGCCTCAACTGCGGCACGCAGTTAATCGGCGAACACTGCCATGCCTGCGGCCAGAGGGCGCATTTGCACCGAACCCTTGGTGCCTTCGGCCACGACCTGCTTCACGGCGCGCTGCACCTAGACGGCAAGACGTGGAAGACGTTGCCGCTGCTGGTCTTTAAACCCGGCCAGCTGACCCGCCGCTATATCGAGGGTGAACGCGCGCGCTTCGTCAGCCCGATGGCACTTTTCCTGTTTTCGATCTTCCTGATGTTCGCAGTGTTCCAGGCGGTGGGCATTAGCGCTCCGACCGAGATCACCACGTCAGACGTGCTCAAGTCGAACATGCAGGACGTCTATGCCAACGCGAAGAAGCAGACCGAAGACCAACGAGCCCGCGTTGCGGCGATGTCGCCCGACAGCCCGAACCTTGCCGACGCCAAGGCCCGGTTGGCGCGCGACGAAGAGAACCTCAAAGGCCTCGAACAAGCCCGTACGCTCGTAGCGGACGAGGAGGACATAGAGCGGCTGGGCGAGACAGGCATCGGCGTCCCTTTCATCGATCAGGCGATCGAAAAATGGCGGAGCAACCCGGGGCTGATGCTCTACAAGCTGCAAACGAACAGCTACAAGTTCAGCTGGCTGCTGATCCCGCTTTCCATCCCCTTCATGTGGCTGCTGTTCCTCTGGAAGCCCCGCTTCCGCGCCTATGACCACGCAATCTTCGTGACCTACTCGATCGCCTTCATGTCGCTGCTGTTCATCGCAGTGTCGGTGGCAGTGAAGTTCGGGGTGAGCGAAGCCGTATGGGTCTCCATGCTCTGCCTCGTCCCGCCGATCCATATCTACAAGCAGTTGCGCGGTGCCTATGGCCTGTCCCGCTTCTCCGCACTTTGGCGGCTCTGCATGCTCAGCGTGTTTATCATCATTGTCCTGAGCCTGTTCCTCCAGCTGCTGCTGGTGCTCGGGGCATTCTAG